Proteins encoded within one genomic window of Fusarium musae strain F31 chromosome 4, whole genome shotgun sequence:
- a CDS encoding hypothetical protein (EggNog:ENOG41), which yields MAERAYRPKMTVRLLQLTIPFFLPGVSKMFTAAAIDHLIKHGKLSIRTKVYKRIGYSAKGQRAMSIIVKHLLEHKGGYDGREASEDISVDFNKEYLSKLGSVAAVYWGYGAIMEECSAAFSLKASASTIAKFAGFHAVSGIGLRKNGSHRGDFEGARTHVESNEYFDFAVVLNTRDFASFDDLTENQVHLLQDDLMP from the exons ATGGCTGAGCGCGCCTATAGGCCGAAGATGACCGTGAGACTGTTGCAACTAACGATACCTTTCTTCTTGCCAGGCGTGAGTAAGATGTtcactgctgctgccattgaCCACCTCATAAAGCACGGCAAACTCTCCATTCGGACAAAGGTCTATAAGCGGATAGGCTATTCCGCAAAGGGCCAGCGGGCCATGAGTATCATTGTCAAACATCTGCTCGAACATAAGGGAGGATATGATGGACGTGAAGCTAGCGAGGATATCTCAGTAGACTTCAACAAAGAATATCTTTCGAAGCTTGG ATCAGTTGCTGCAGTGTACTGGGGATACGGTGCTATTATGGAAGAATGCAGCGCTGCGTTTTCTCTCAAAGCGAGTGCCAGCACCATTGCCAAGTTTGCTGGGTTCCATG CTGTGAGCGGAATTGGGCTTCGAAAGAATGGTTCTCATCGGGGTGACTTCGAAGGCGCCCGCACCCACGTCGAGAGCAATGAGTATTTCGACTTTGCTGTGGTGCTCAACACTAGAGACTTTGCTTCATTCGATGATCTGACAGAGAATCAAGTTCACCTGCTCCAAGATGACTTGATGCCCTGA
- a CDS encoding hypothetical protein (EggNog:ENOG41): MSFSADGDGRLDLKRRVQDMDNDNWKEGHTRVAGQKHFKSTANVRIVERLKHITWAWFTFVMSTGGIALLLHSAPHQFRGLQVIGKIYFILTLVLFVTIVSGLVFRFMKTPYALRNSLMHPTEGLFFPCSLLSLATIIANATVYGIPAAGPWLATALRVCFWLYAGLSILSAIVQFYVLFTGAHLPIHSMTPAWILPVFPAMLTGTLASALMSSQSPEHRMSMLVAGLTFQGLGWTVSLFMYPLYLGRLMQDGLPAPAMRPGMFIAVGPAGYTAVAIVGMSRSLPEGYGYFTTHPMASEILRVLALWTGVWIWCVGFWFLGFSLFAVLASALRWKLKFSMSWWAFVFPNIGFTLATAYIGEELQSEGIKWVSSVMTILLVIMWFVVLYGMISAVIRRKLLWPGRDGDES, encoded by the coding sequence ATGTCTTTTTCTGCAGACGGCGATGGCCGTCTCGACCTCAAACGCCGCGTCCAGGATATGGACAATGATAATTGGAAAGAAGGCCATACACGAGTGGCAGGGCAAAAACACTTCAAGTCCACTGCCAACGTTCGAATCGTGGAACGCCTCAAGCACATAACATGGGCATGGTTCACATTCGTCATGAGCACAGGCGGTATTGCGCTATTGCTACATTCAGCACCACATCAGTTTCGAGGTCTGCAGGTCATCGGCAAGATCTACTTTATCCTTACTTTGGTCCTTTTTGTTACCATCGTATCCGGTCTTGTTTTCCGCTTCATGAAGACGCCGTATGCGCTGAGGAATAGCTTGATGCATCCCACTGAGGGTCTTTTCTTCCCGTGCTCTCTACTCAGCCTCGCTACTATCATTGCGAATGCAACCGTATATGGAATCCCCGCTGCTGGCCCGTGGCTAGCTACTGCGTTGCGAGTGTGTTTCTGGCTGTATGCTGGCCTTTCGATCTTATCCGCTATAGTCCAGTTCTACGTCCTATTTACCGGAGCTCATTTGCCTATTCATTCCATGACACCAGCATGGATTCTACCAGTATTCCCAGCAATGCTCACTGGGACTCTCGCTTCTGCTCTCATGTCCTCTCAGAGCCCGGAACATCGGATGTCAATGCTAGTAGCTGGTCTGACTTTCCAGGGTCTTGGGTGGACAGTATCTTTGTTCATGTATCCATTGTATTTGGGCAGGTTGATGCAGGATGGtcttccagcaccagcaatgCGGCCTGGCATGTTCATTGCTGTAGGCCCAGCCGGATACACAGCGGTGGCCATCGTTGGTATGTCGAGATCACTTCCAGAAGGCTATGGCTACTTTACGACACACCCAATGGCGAGCGAAATCCTTCGAGTGCTGGCACTTTGGACTGGTGTATGGATCTGGTGTGTCGGCTTCTGGTTCCTTGGATTCAGCCTCTTTGCCGTTCTCGCCTCTGCATTGAGATGGAAGTTAAAGTTCAGCATGAGTTGGTGGGCTTTTGTCTTCCCGAATATCGGCTTCACACTAGCTACGGCGTACATTGGTGAGGAATTACAAAGTGAAGGGATTAAATGGGTGTCAAGTGTAATGACAATCTTGCTCGTGATTATGTGGTTCGTTGTTCTGTATGGAATGATCTCAGCGGTGATTCGCAGGAAGCTTTTATGGCCTGGACGGGATGGCGATGAATCTTAA
- a CDS encoding hypothetical protein (EggNog:ENOG41), which yields MKLDLSKGENRFIWKPKYDRQESLLRIKSWLSSSPTISRLTPRLPTRLLHCQSSANLAGDPTVKLVNTVGFGVSTRYIALSHRWGAGQPLMLLESLRDTFFKNIPFGTIPPTFQDAIRLANALDVEYIWIDSLCIIQDSKDDWQTEAAQMASIYSLSYVTISATAAQDSAAGLKQQHPMLKHPCEIIPSWTGFENQIPPVPVRIVNRSAFCDAVLAQPLFRRGWVFQEWILSPRTIHVARDQLWWTSASDMTSGGFAANETCEGFDFDVHREYIRTMAPGTLYSMESQSEESLQLVWHTLLQEYMSRSLTFESDRLVAFAGIASFYQSHAKIKADSYLAGIWRHVLLQDLLWTISEGRKVSPPLNYRAPSWSWASVEPAPDTKKQFLIGSKEINIKLSETEQPWVRTATVIEASVERMGSEFGSVSGGYIVLHGPLIKARLSMNTIDLSNRLTEKQALEFVPGGKLRFVQNQVTVPGGPTEATMGAYTHLSVTRALLDDVIPTVLAEEVVDIYVSVFYCRFTRDGSPIGEALVLVRGIEKGEFRRIGQVSMTGETIEPWAENRDFSKFAPLTDEEEFLSVGDQPGIYNYRIL from the coding sequence ATGAAACTAGACCTTTCAAAGGGAGAGAACCGATTCATATGGAAGCCCAAGTACGATCGCCAAGAATCGTTGCTACGAATCAAAAGCTGGCTTAGTTCATCGCCAACCATATCAAGATTGACTCCTCGGCTGCCAACAAGGCTGCTTCACTGCCAATCGTCAGCTAATCTCGCAGGAGACCCTACAGTTAAACTAGTCAATACGGTTGGCTTTGGCGTATCTACTCGTTACATCGCCCTCAGCCATCGCTGGGGCGCAGGACAACCACTCATGTTGTTGGAGTCTCTGAGAGATACATTCTTTAAGAACATCCCCTTCGGTACGATCCCACCAACATTTCAAGACGCCATCAGATTAGCCAATGCGCTAGACGTTGAGTACATTTGGATTGACTCGCTCTGTATCATTCAGGATTCCAAGGATGATTGGCAGACAGAAGCTGCACAAATGGCTTCTATATACTCCCTTTCCTATGTCACAATCTCCGCCACTGCTGCCCAAGATTCTGCAGCTGGTctcaaacaacaacatccaatGCTGAAGCATCCTTGTGAGATCATTCCATCCTGGACAGGGTTTGAGAATCAGATTCCACCTGTGCCTGTGAGGATTGTGAACAGATCCGCTTTCTGCGACGCAGTTCTTGCCCAGCCTCTGTTTCGCAGGGGATGGGTCTTCCAAGAATGGATCCTATCGCCAAGGACCATCCATGTCGCTCGAGACCAGCTTTGGTGGACCTCGGCCTCAGATATGACTTCTGGAGGGTTTGCCGCAAACGAGACATGCGAaggctttgactttgacgtTCATCGAGAATACATCCGTACGATGGCTCCGGGGACCCTGTACTCGATGGAAAGCCAAAGTGAAGAGAGTCTTCAGCTCGTGTGGCATACTTTGCTGCAAGAATACATGTCACGCTCACTCACATTTGAGTCCGATCGTTTGGTAGCATTTGCCGGTATCGCTAGCTTTTACCAGAGTCATGCGAAAATTAAAGCAGACTCTTATCTGGCAGGAATATGGCGCcatgttcttcttcaagatctaTTATGGACTATAAGTGAGGGTAGAAAAGTGTCACCGCCACTGAATTACCGCGCCCCATCGTGGTCTTGGGCGTCCGTGGAGCCAGCACCAGATACGAAAAAGCAGTTCCTGATAGGGAGCAAGGAGATAAACATAAAACTATCAGAGACGGAACAGCCTTGGGTCCGTACAGCCACTGTCATTGAGGCATCTGTTGAAAGAATGGGGTCAGAATTTGGTTCAGTTTCTGGCGGGTACATTGTCCTTCATGGGCCATTGATCAAGGCTCGTCTCTCTATGAACACGATCGATTTATCGAATCGCCTCACGGAAAAACAGGCTTTAGAGTTCGTACCAGGCGGAAAGTTGCGATTTGTTCAAAACCAGGTTACAGTGCCAGGGGGTCCAACTGAGGCAACCATGGGAGCATATACACATTTGTCGGTGACCAGGGCTTTGCTCGATGATGTTATCCCAACTGTGCTGGCTGAAGAGGTTGTCGATATTTATGTTTCAGTCTTCTACTGCCGCTTTACTCGTGATGGAAGCCCTATTGGTGAAGCATTGGTCCTTGTTAGAGGCATTGAGAAGGGAGAGTTCCGTCGAATTGGCCAGGTCAGCATGACTGGAGAGACCATAGAGCCCTGGGCTGAGAATAGGGACTTTAGCAAGTTTGCGCCTCTTACAGACGAGGAAGAATTCCTCAGTGTGGGGGACCAACCTGGGATCTACAACTATCGAATTCTCTAG
- a CDS encoding hypothetical protein (EggNog:ENOG41) — translation MDKFLQKTQARATRSSAINASQKFLSQLEPEDDKDSVIKNRVAKRPSPSHDEEFDASERDATPENDVKLPIAKRRKTQSARGKNANSKIHETLFSCEGETCQNPCTPPSRHHPLSYHRPLLLKQSASRQALLSWFDGVSTKRSMPWRKTWINPKDHGQTELRNLLERRAYEVWISEIMLQQTRVAVVIDYWNRWVEKWPTIQDLAAASADDILSAWRGLGYYSRATRIHEAAKLVVNDSTMEGLLPSCTQDLEAKVPGVGRYTAGAISAIVFGRAAPMVDGNVLRVLSRQLGLFGNVKTNKVVIDTLWAAADALVKAVAQDGTNAQSDEEVETSDRPGRWGQALMELGSTICIPKPNCSECPITSTCRAYAEGQTLIASKGRDTKIGDIEDLCDLCEPFEESTNSDEPEVKVEVKAFKKTKANGGQGKQMTLAAFAFKGPSGDKKASSKVETGPGPRDTEIIVDHARKFPLKAIKKAVREEETLVCVIRRGDGQYLIQKRPEKGLLAGLWEFPSYILENSKEGNTPAKRRSKALSYVSKLAGEHGGKAVKPKHVEELGSVPWIFSHLKLTMHVHLFTLEDGDLNDTKSLASSRLRWATPEAVDEESMGTGMRKCWTLAKDQD, via the coding sequence ATGGACAAATTCCTTCAGAAAACTCAAGCGCGAGCAACGCGTTCAAGTGCGATCAATGCTTCGCAAAAATTCTTATCCCAGTTGGAGCCTGAAGATGATAAGGATTCCGTAATTAAGAATCGCGTGGCTAAGCGCCCATCACCTTCTCACGACGAAGAGTTTGACGCGTCTGAGAGAGACGCGACGCCAGAAAACGATGTCAAGCTGCCTATAGCAAAGCGGAGGAAAACGCAGTCCGCAAGAGGCAAAAATGCAAACTCCAAGATTCATGAGACTCTGTTCTCATGTGAAGGAGAGACATGCCAAAACCCATGCACCCCTCCGTCAAGACATCATCCTCTCTCATATCACCGGCCCCTGTTACTGAAACAGTCTGCCTCTCGACAGGCACTTCTCAGCTGGTTTGACGGCGTGAGTACCAAGCGTTCGATGCCATGGCGCAAGACCTGGATAAATCCAAAGGATCATGGTCAAACAGAACTTCGCAACCTTCTGGAACGGCGAGCGTATGAGGTCTGGATCAGCGAGATCATGCTGCAGCAGACGCGAGTTGCTGTGGTCATAGACTACTGGAATAGATGGGTGGAAAAGTGGCCCACGATCCAAGATCTCGCTGCTGCAAGTGCCGATGATATTCTCAGTGCCTGGCGTGGCTTGGGATACTACAGCAGAGCAACAAGAATTCACGAGGCGGCAAAGCTTGTAGTCAACGATTCGACTATGGAAGGACTGTTGCCTTCCTGCACACAAGATCTCGAGGCAAAGGTTCCTGGTGTTGGGCGATACACTGCCGGTGCCATTTCAGCCATTGTCTTTGGGCGAGCTGCGCCGATGGTTGATGGCAACGTTTTACGCGTGTTGAGCCGACAACTTGGGCTATTCGGCAATGTGAAAACCAACAAAGTCGTGATCGATACACTATGGGCCGCTGCCGATGCTTTGGTCAAAGCTGTGGCGCAGGACGGGACGAATGCTCAAAGCGACGAAGAAGTCGAAACAAGCGATCGCCCTGGTCGATGGGGACAAGCACTCATGGAATTGGGAAGCACAATCTGCATACCCAAGCCAAATTGCTCCGAGTGCCCCATTACTTCGACCTGCCGTGCCTACGCCGAAGGACAAACGTTGATCGCAAGCAAAGGCCGTGATACAAAGATTGGGGACATCGAAGATTTGTGCGACCTCTGCGAGCCCTTCGAAGAATCAACGAACTCAGACGAGCCAGAGGTCAAGGTGGAAGTCAAGGCCTTCAAAAAGACCAAGGCAAATGGAGGACAAGGCAAACAGATGACCTTGGCCGCATTTGCCTTCAAGGGGCCATCTGGAGATAAGAAGGCTTCCTCGAAAGTAGAAACGGGTCCAGGTCCTCGAGATACGGAGATCATTGTCGATCACGCACGCAAATTCCCGCTCAAAGCTATCAAAAAGGCagtcagagaagaagagacatTAGTCTGCGTGATTCGCCGCGGCGACGGGCAATATCTGATTCAGAAACGTCCAGAGAAGGGACTTCTCGCTGGCCTGTGGGAATTTCCTAGCTATATCCTTGAAAACTCGAAAGAGGGTAACACACCGGCAAAGCGAAGATCGAAGGCATTGTCATACGTTTCCAAGCTGGCAGGTGAGCATGGAGGCAAGGCAGTGAAACCTAAACATGTGGAAGAGCTTGGCAGTGTACCATGGATTTTCTCTCATTTGAAGCTTACGATGCATGTCCACTTGTTTacccttgaagatggtgactTGAATGACACGAAGTCGCTTGCTTCAAGTCGACTGAGGTGGGCAActcctgaagctgttgatgaagagtcCATGGGTACTGGGATGCGCAAGTGCTGGACACTTGCCAAGGATCAAGACTAA